One stretch of Planococcus sp. PAMC 21323 DNA includes these proteins:
- the rfbB gene encoding dTDP-glucose 4,6-dehydratase: MENILVTGGAGFIGGNFVQYMAANYPNYHIYNLDLLTYAGDLTKHRAIENNDNYSFVHIDIADRQAVRALFEKVDFSYIVHFAAESHVDRSIADPGIFVQTNVLGTQVLLEVAKLANIKKFVHVSTDEVYGELDFDPTTFFTEETLLQPSSPYSASKASSDLLVKAYYETYGLPVNITRCSNNYGPFHFPEKLIPLTISRVLNDQKVPVYGDGKNVRDWLHVQDHCSAIDLVMHSGENGEVYNIGGHNEQTNLAVVKTIIHALGKSEDLIEFVEDRLGHDKRYAIDPTKMERLGWRPVYDFDTGIAQTVDWFLENKEWWEQIISGEYQQYFDRQYVRK, translated from the coding sequence ATGGAAAATATACTCGTCACCGGCGGAGCGGGATTTATCGGAGGTAACTTTGTCCAATACATGGCCGCTAACTATCCAAACTATCATATTTATAACTTAGATTTATTAACTTATGCAGGTGATTTAACGAAACATCGAGCGATTGAAAACAATGACAATTATAGCTTTGTTCATATCGATATCGCTGATCGCCAGGCTGTAAGAGCATTGTTTGAGAAAGTTGATTTTAGCTACATCGTTCATTTTGCGGCTGAAAGTCATGTTGACCGATCTATTGCAGATCCCGGAATTTTTGTTCAAACGAACGTACTTGGAACACAAGTCTTGCTTGAAGTTGCAAAACTGGCAAACATTAAAAAATTTGTTCACGTTTCTACAGATGAAGTATATGGAGAATTAGATTTTGATCCAACTACTTTTTTTACAGAAGAAACACTGCTTCAGCCAAGTAGCCCATACAGTGCTAGTAAAGCATCTTCGGATTTGTTAGTTAAAGCCTATTACGAAACTTACGGCTTACCGGTCAATATTACGCGATGTTCCAATAATTATGGTCCATTCCATTTTCCTGAAAAATTAATTCCGTTAACAATTTCACGCGTATTGAATGACCAAAAAGTGCCTGTTTATGGGGATGGCAAAAATGTTCGAGATTGGTTACATGTGCAAGATCATTGTTCAGCAATCGATTTGGTGATGCATAGTGGAGAAAACGGTGAAGTTTATAATATTGGCGGACATAATGAGCAAACAAATCTCGCTGTTGTAAAGACAATTATCCACGCTTTAGGAAAATCGGAAGACTTGATCGAATTTGTTGAAGATCGTCTTGGTCATGACAAACGATATGCAATAGACCCGACGAAAATGGAGCGATTAGGTTGGCGACCTGTTTATGATTTCGATACAGGAATCGCGCAGACAGTCGACTGGTTTTTAGAAAATAAAGAGTGGTGGGAACAAATTATTAGCGGCGAATACCAACAGTATTTTGATAGGCAATATGTGCGCAAGTAA
- the rfbA gene encoding glucose-1-phosphate thymidylyltransferase RfbA, whose product MKGIILAGGTGTRLYPLTKSISKQMLPVYDKPMIYYPLSVLMLAGVKEVLIISTPRDISGFLSLLGNGQKLGIKLEYAIQEEPNGLAEAFTIGESFIGDSSVALVLGDNVFYGSDFGSRLTESAELTKGSIIFGCHVADPRAYGVVEVDDDLNIVSIEEKPEKPKSSYAIPGLYFFDNQVVEIAKQVTPSERGEKEITSIINEYLKRGELHVNIMGRGLAWLDTGTHEALLEASNFVEAIQKRQGLYVACLEEIAYRKGYISQSDLIDLAQSLKKTEYGKYLLDIACERSLSPNKS is encoded by the coding sequence ATGAAAGGGATTATATTAGCTGGTGGAACGGGAACACGTCTTTACCCGTTGACAAAATCAATTTCAAAGCAAATGCTGCCTGTGTATGACAAGCCAATGATCTATTATCCATTATCTGTGTTAATGCTTGCGGGTGTAAAAGAAGTACTGATTATTTCAACGCCAAGAGACATTTCTGGATTTTTAAGTTTGCTCGGAAATGGACAAAAGCTGGGTATCAAGTTGGAATATGCGATTCAAGAAGAACCAAATGGATTGGCCGAAGCTTTTACCATAGGAGAGAGTTTTATCGGAGATTCATCAGTTGCTCTTGTTCTTGGTGACAATGTTTTTTACGGCTCAGATTTTGGTAGTCGTTTGACTGAGTCGGCAGAACTCACAAAAGGCAGCATTATTTTTGGGTGTCACGTGGCAGATCCAAGAGCTTACGGAGTGGTTGAAGTCGATGATGATTTAAATATTGTTTCTATAGAAGAAAAGCCGGAAAAACCGAAATCTTCCTATGCGATTCCGGGACTGTATTTCTTCGACAATCAAGTGGTAGAAATTGCTAAACAAGTAACACCTTCAGAGCGTGGGGAAAAAGAAATCACTTCCATTATCAACGAATATTTAAAACGCGGAGAATTACATGTGAATATCATGGGCCGTGGGCTTGCGTGGCTCGATACAGGAACACATGAGGCGCTGCTAGAAGCATCAAATTTTGTAGAAGCGATTCAAAAGAGACAAGGTTTATATGTAGCTTGCCTTGAAGAAATAGCATACCGAAAAGGCTATATTAGTCAATCAGATTTGATTGACTTGGCGCAGTCATTGAAGAAAACCGAATATGGCAAGTACTTGTTGGACATTGCTTGTGAAAGATCACTTTCCCCGAATAAATCGTAA
- a CDS encoding DegT/DnrJ/EryC1/StrS family aminotransferase, with translation MAKAFEQPIYVTRPLLPNIDAVTDRMNAVWKSKQLTNFGAQHDELSEKLKAYLEVDHMSMFSNGTLALLLGLKALKLTGEVITTPFTFPATVQALDWNNLTPVFCDIDPVTFNMDANKIEALITDKTSAILGVHVFGNPCEVEKIQAIADKYKLKVVYDAAHAFGAKVNGTPISSFGDMTMFSFHATKLFNTVEGGALTYHDEALDKQLGLLRNFGIVNTEEVALSGLNAKMNEIQAGVGLEVLKVVEDERDKRHKVKHVYEENLAVIEGIRVLTTLEGESSSYQYFVIEIDEEKFGLSRDMVHQELQKHNVFARKYFYPLCSDFEWYSDLASAQPENLPVARKAVQQVLAMPYYGELPIESVHEICDIIEDLYVKHINLFQLQEMRELG, from the coding sequence ATGGCAAAAGCTTTCGAACAACCCATTTATGTAACAAGACCTTTATTGCCGAATATTGATGCGGTTACAGACAGAATGAATGCAGTTTGGAAAAGTAAACAACTAACAAACTTTGGCGCGCAACATGACGAATTGAGTGAGAAACTAAAAGCCTATCTGGAAGTAGATCATATGTCGATGTTTTCTAACGGCACATTGGCATTATTGCTTGGACTGAAAGCTTTAAAGCTAACAGGTGAAGTAATTACAACGCCATTTACATTTCCAGCCACTGTACAAGCGTTAGATTGGAACAATTTAACACCTGTATTTTGTGATATAGATCCAGTCACATTTAATATGGACGCTAATAAAATCGAAGCTTTAATTACTGACAAAACGAGCGCAATTTTGGGTGTTCATGTATTTGGTAATCCGTGTGAAGTTGAAAAAATTCAAGCAATTGCTGACAAATATAAGTTGAAAGTCGTTTATGATGCAGCTCATGCTTTTGGTGCAAAAGTAAACGGTACCCCAATTAGTAGTTTTGGTGATATGACGATGTTTAGTTTTCATGCAACAAAGCTATTCAATACAGTCGAAGGTGGAGCGTTAACTTATCACGACGAAGCATTAGATAAACAATTAGGGTTATTACGGAATTTCGGAATAGTAAACACTGAAGAGGTCGCATTGTCCGGATTAAATGCCAAAATGAATGAAATTCAAGCAGGAGTCGGATTGGAAGTACTTAAAGTAGTGGAAGATGAACGAGATAAGCGTCATAAGGTAAAACATGTTTATGAAGAAAACTTAGCCGTTATTGAAGGAATTCGCGTATTAACAACACTTGAAGGAGAGTCTAGCAGCTACCAATACTTTGTGATTGAAATTGATGAAGAAAAGTTTGGTCTTTCGAGAGATATGGTTCATCAGGAACTTCAAAAGCATAACGTATTCGCAAGAAAATATTTTTATCCACTTTGCAGTGATTTTGAATGGTATAGCGATTTAGCATCAGCGCAACCTGAAAACTTACCGGTAGCTCGAAAAGCTGTTCAACAAGTGTTAGCAATGCCTTATTACGGTGAATTACCAATCGAATCTGTTCATGAAATTTGTGATATTATCGAAGACCTTTATGTAAAGCATATCAATTTATTTCAGTTACAAGAAATGAGGGAGCTAGGATGA
- a CDS encoding lipopolysaccharide biosynthesis protein, translating to MKQENSLKKKTISGLLWSFGDMLGNQGIQFVIQIILARLLTPEAFGLIGMILVFVALSNSLVDSGFTQALIRDQKANQTDYSTVFYFNLAVSILIYGVLFLSAPLISNFFDQAQLTSIIRVLALGVIINAFSIIPRAMFTKEVNFKVQAKVNMAASILSGVIAVAMAVSGYGVWSLVIRMLGMNLIQALLLVFYRRWLPSLTFSILSFKRLFGFGWKLLVSGLIDTTYNNIYFLIIGKQYSAGALGYFTNASKFSDVATQSLTATIQRVTYPVLSEIQDQEERLKQSFKKVIKLSGFLIFPLMVGLAAVAEPLIYLIFGAKWLPMVPYFQLLCIASMLYPIHALNLNILQVKGRSDLFLYLEIIKTIIPTILIVLVIWMDWSITILVATMVLDSHLSLFINIYFSGREISYGVKEQIRDLLPIYAISLGMGAIVYGIEKLLPFSALGTLILQIGIGAILYIAVSKLLKIKEFDTVYDLIIPAIKKIIPAKAG from the coding sequence ATGAAACAGGAAAACTCATTAAAGAAAAAAACGATTAGTGGACTGTTGTGGAGCTTTGGAGACATGCTGGGCAACCAAGGCATCCAGTTTGTTATCCAGATTATTCTTGCTCGATTATTGACTCCTGAAGCCTTTGGATTAATCGGAATGATTTTAGTGTTTGTAGCACTTTCCAATTCTCTTGTTGACAGTGGCTTTACACAAGCATTAATCCGAGATCAAAAAGCAAATCAAACCGATTATTCAACAGTTTTCTACTTTAACTTGGCTGTATCGATTTTAATATATGGCGTGCTGTTTTTATCGGCACCGTTAATCAGTAATTTCTTTGATCAAGCACAGTTAACGTCTATTATTCGAGTGCTTGCATTAGGTGTCATTATTAACGCATTTTCGATTATACCTAGAGCCATGTTTACTAAAGAAGTGAATTTTAAAGTTCAAGCAAAAGTTAACATGGCAGCGAGTATTTTGTCTGGAGTTATAGCAGTTGCAATGGCTGTATCAGGTTATGGAGTATGGAGTCTTGTGATTCGCATGTTAGGTATGAATCTAATCCAGGCATTATTACTCGTATTTTATAGAAGATGGCTACCATCTCTTACTTTTAGTATTCTCTCGTTTAAGCGTTTGTTTGGATTTGGTTGGAAGCTGCTTGTGTCGGGGTTGATTGATACAACTTATAACAATATTTACTTCTTGATTATTGGGAAGCAGTATTCAGCTGGAGCTCTTGGGTACTTCACAAATGCATCAAAATTTAGTGATGTAGCCACGCAGTCTTTAACAGCGACAATACAACGAGTAACTTATCCTGTACTAAGTGAAATTCAAGATCAAGAAGAGCGTTTAAAACAAAGTTTCAAGAAAGTCATTAAACTTTCAGGATTTTTAATCTTTCCACTTATGGTTGGATTGGCGGCTGTTGCAGAACCATTAATCTATTTGATTTTTGGGGCGAAGTGGTTGCCAATGGTACCTTATTTCCAACTACTGTGTATTGCTAGCATGCTGTATCCGATTCATGCATTAAACTTAAATATTTTGCAAGTAAAAGGACGGTCGGACTTATTTCTGTACTTGGAAATTATTAAAACAATCATTCCGACAATCCTGATTGTACTTGTCATCTGGATGGATTGGAGCATTACCATATTAGTGGCCACGATGGTTTTAGATTCGCATTTGTCTTTGTTTATCAATATTTATTTTTCGGGACGAGAAATATCGTATGGCGTTAAAGAGCAAATTCGTGATTTGTTACCAATTTACGCCATTTCTTTAGGAATGGGAGCTATAGTTTATGGCATCGAAAAGCTTCTTCCTTTTTCCGCTCTCGGAACGTTAATTCTACAGATCGGAATTGGGGCAATTCTATACATTGCGGTTTCTAAACTGCTGAAAATTAAAGAATTTGATACTGTCTACGATTTAATAATACCCGCAATAAAAAAGATAATTCCCGCTAAGGCGGGGTAG
- a CDS encoding glycosyltransferase family 2 protein: protein MLNRIMVSIECNSYNHEKFIAEALDSMLMQKTDFAYEILVHDDASTDRTADIIRTYEQKYPDIIKPIYQTINQYSQDIPFEVYNSERGLGKYIAVCEGDDYWTDPEKLQKQVDYMEAHPECSMCVHAAEKVSAITKKRVDTVRPSRRDKIFSVEEVIEGGGELFATNSIMYSRKKIPGMPEFYLNATIGDYPMVILGALSGTIFYMERNMAAYRVEVEGSWTDVYLSDISAKKKHLQDIANLLDEVNAYTNFKYDNVISRTKKRNRFYLLLKQLKIKETMKKGYRQFYVKPEFFKRIFKRITI from the coding sequence ATGCTGAACCGGATAATGGTGAGTATTGAATGTAATAGTTATAATCATGAAAAATTTATAGCGGAAGCGTTAGACAGCATGCTAATGCAGAAAACAGATTTCGCTTATGAGATTTTAGTTCATGACGATGCATCTACTGACCGAACAGCTGACATCATTAGAACTTATGAACAAAAGTATCCGGATATCATCAAACCCATCTATCAAACAATAAACCAATATTCACAAGATATCCCTTTCGAGGTGTACAATAGTGAACGTGGATTAGGCAAGTACATCGCCGTTTGTGAAGGTGATGATTACTGGACCGATCCGGAAAAACTACAAAAACAAGTAGATTATATGGAAGCACATCCGGAGTGTAGTATGTGTGTGCATGCTGCTGAAAAAGTTTCTGCTATAACAAAAAAAAGGGTGGATACTGTTAGACCTAGTCGAAGAGATAAAATTTTTTCAGTCGAAGAAGTAATAGAAGGTGGTGGAGAGTTGTTCGCTACCAATTCGATTATGTATTCACGTAAAAAAATTCCTGGGATGCCAGAGTTTTACTTGAACGCTACAATCGGTGATTACCCAATGGTAATATTAGGCGCGTTAAGTGGAACGATATTTTACATGGAACGGAATATGGCTGCATATCGAGTAGAAGTTGAAGGCTCATGGACAGATGTCTATCTCTCAGACATCTCTGCTAAGAAAAAACATCTTCAAGATATTGCAAATTTACTTGATGAAGTAAATGCTTATACTAATTTTAAATACGATAATGTAATTAGTCGTACAAAAAAAAGAAATCGTTTTTACTTGTTATTAAAACAACTAAAAATTAAAGAAACAATGAAAAAAGGGTACCGACAGTTTTATGTAAAGCCCGAATTTTTTAAGCGGATCTTTAAGCGCATTACTATATAA
- a CDS encoding right-handed parallel beta-helix repeat-containing protein → MTYKKTIRFLLYGLGIYGLIAILIIGQHSFLANEKTNDKIQFGAEGDGVTNDTQAIQQAIDETPIGGELHIPPGIYKVTKNPNLKASTGYGDSYFALKISKPMTIYMDNAIFKTESLDEYGVFWITATADVHLKGGFLMGDKLPEKGALTSSIAILLQNSQESSIENLYTKNYSQGIHLHHANNNIIRNVITESNYGSGIINFASDYNTIESCVVRNSGDGHLSLFGKGKHNLVKGCMVTEDRPGYTDQQGITVESEKGSIIEKNMVSGFYYGIDIKNGAENNIIKGNVVYNNEFNIAVRPGDGGKNLMTPSQKISILNNLAISPRESSERGIYINVGEGHIVQGNTVEENNLILRDEELRVKYQRENFIVKDE, encoded by the coding sequence ATGACCTACAAAAAAACTATTCGCTTTCTGCTTTATGGATTAGGAATTTATGGGCTTATCGCTATTTTAATAATAGGACAACATTCATTCTTAGCAAATGAAAAGACTAACGACAAAATACAATTCGGAGCAGAAGGTGATGGAGTGACTAATGATACGCAAGCGATTCAGCAAGCTATTGATGAAACGCCAATAGGTGGAGAATTACACATCCCACCTGGCATTTATAAAGTGACAAAAAACCCTAATCTAAAAGCGAGCACTGGATATGGTGATAGTTATTTTGCTTTAAAAATATCAAAGCCAATGACTATTTATATGGACAATGCGATTTTTAAAACCGAATCATTAGATGAGTATGGCGTGTTTTGGATTACGGCTACGGCCGATGTCCATTTAAAAGGCGGTTTTTTAATGGGGGATAAATTGCCTGAAAAGGGAGCATTAACTTCAAGTATTGCTATTCTGCTTCAAAATAGTCAGGAAAGCTCGATTGAAAATCTGTATACAAAAAACTATTCTCAAGGAATTCATTTACATCATGCTAATAACAACATCATCCGAAATGTAATAACCGAATCTAATTATGGTTCGGGCATTATTAATTTTGCTTCAGACTACAACACGATTGAATCTTGTGTTGTTCGAAACTCAGGGGATGGTCACCTTTCTTTATTTGGTAAAGGAAAACATAATTTAGTAAAAGGGTGTATGGTGACTGAAGATCGTCCAGGCTATACTGATCAGCAGGGGATTACCGTAGAAAGTGAAAAAGGCAGCATAATTGAAAAAAACATGGTGAGTGGTTTCTATTACGGAATCGACATTAAAAATGGAGCAGAAAACAATATCATTAAAGGCAATGTCGTTTATAACAATGAATTCAATATTGCTGTAAGGCCGGGAGACGGTGGAAAAAACTTGATGACACCGAGTCAAAAAATTAGTATCCTTAACAATTTAGCCATCAGTCCAAGAGAAAGCTCGGAACGCGGAATTTATATTAATGTCGGTGAGGGCCATATTGTCCAAGGGAATACTGTGGAAGAAAATAATTTGATTTTGCGCGATGAGGAGTTACGAGTAAAATATCAACGAGAAAATTTTATCGTTAAAGACGAATGA
- a CDS encoding GNAT family N-acetyltransferase → MRDVFFEKDYVELYEEIEGGNCEVFEFEHALGTVYHQFIKREIPVSIEGGPYFDLLTPYGYGGPVITELKDKARKDELVNLFCQAFQDYCLEQKIVSEFVRFHPLVDNAQDFESCYTVLFRRHTTGITLKGFEDPIQEEFSGSTRKRIRKALRDGVTYRITENPSNLDHFQEIYLTTMERVGAEAFYLFDDTYFSKMIENLGKQIILVEAIYDSQVIGAELHFHTGPFVHTHLSGTIEGDINHLSPVYVMTYAIVLWAKEHGVEYIHSGGGVNPGPDDSLYLFKKRFGKNTEFDYYVGNKIWNQEIYDKLNIATQAKPETELFPAYRWS, encoded by the coding sequence TTGAGAGATGTATTTTTCGAGAAAGATTATGTCGAACTGTATGAGGAAATCGAAGGCGGGAACTGTGAGGTTTTCGAATTCGAGCACGCTTTAGGTACAGTTTATCACCAGTTTATTAAACGAGAGATTCCAGTCTCTATAGAAGGGGGACCTTATTTTGATCTTCTGACTCCTTATGGTTACGGGGGTCCCGTTATAACTGAGCTAAAAGATAAGGCGCGTAAAGATGAGTTAGTCAATCTTTTCTGCCAAGCATTCCAAGACTATTGCTTAGAACAAAAAATAGTTAGTGAGTTTGTTCGCTTTCACCCGCTTGTTGATAATGCTCAAGATTTCGAGTCTTGCTATACCGTTTTATTTAGGCGACACACAACCGGCATCACATTAAAAGGATTTGAAGATCCCATACAAGAAGAGTTTTCAGGCTCAACTCGCAAAAGAATACGCAAAGCATTAAGAGATGGTGTGACTTATCGAATCACAGAAAACCCATCTAACTTAGATCATTTTCAAGAGATCTATCTTACAACCATGGAACGAGTTGGCGCTGAAGCCTTTTACTTGTTTGACGATACGTACTTCTCTAAAATGATTGAGAATTTAGGCAAACAAATCATATTAGTTGAAGCGATTTACGACTCACAAGTGATTGGGGCAGAACTTCATTTCCACACTGGTCCATTTGTTCACACTCACCTTTCAGGCACTATTGAAGGCGATATCAATCATTTATCACCTGTCTATGTCATGACCTATGCGATTGTACTATGGGCTAAAGAACACGGGGTTGAATACATTCACTCTGGCGGTGGCGTTAATCCAGGTCCTGATGATTCATTGTATTTATTTAAAAAAAGATTTGGCAAAAATACAGAATTCGATTATTATGTTGGCAATAAAATCTGGAACCAAGAAATTTATGACAAATTGAATATAGCTACACAAGCAAAACCAGAAACCGAACTTTTTCCAGCCTATCGCTGGTCATAA
- the galE gene encoding UDP-glucose 4-epimerase GalE, whose protein sequence is MAILVCGGAGYIGSHTVKELVNTYDVVVLDNLTTGFEKLIDQKASFVKGDLGDPTILDEIFTTHKIDAVFHFAANSLVGESVENPLKYYKNNVSATLVLLEKMIEHGVKRFIFSSTAATYGIPDTNMITEETLTNPINPYGRSKLMIEQVLADLANVQDFQYVVLRYFNAAGAHESGEIGESHDPESHLIPIVLQHLLGQRDKISVFGTDYETADGTCVRDYIHVTDLAHAHILSYEGMASGKIANQTYNLGNGAGYSVKEIIETCQQISGKRAIIEYAPRRAGDPAALVASSNKISSELGWTPAYDLDAIISSAWAWHSK, encoded by the coding sequence ATGGCAATTTTGGTTTGCGGAGGCGCAGGGTATATTGGCAGCCACACGGTCAAAGAATTGGTAAATACATACGACGTTGTAGTGCTGGATAATTTGACGACAGGTTTTGAAAAATTAATCGATCAAAAAGCCAGCTTTGTTAAAGGAGACTTGGGCGATCCAACAATTTTAGATGAAATTTTTACCACCCATAAAATCGATGCTGTTTTTCATTTTGCGGCAAATAGTTTAGTGGGGGAATCAGTGGAGAACCCTCTAAAGTATTACAAAAACAATGTGAGTGCAACCTTGGTGCTATTAGAAAAAATGATTGAGCATGGTGTAAAGCGATTTATCTTTTCTTCTACAGCGGCAACATATGGTATCCCGGATACAAACATGATTACTGAAGAAACCTTAACAAATCCAATCAATCCATACGGTCGTTCAAAGTTGATGATTGAACAAGTTTTAGCTGATTTGGCAAATGTGCAAGATTTCCAATACGTTGTCTTGCGTTATTTTAATGCAGCAGGCGCGCATGAGTCTGGTGAAATTGGTGAAAGCCATGATCCTGAATCGCATTTAATCCCTATAGTATTGCAACATCTTCTTGGTCAACGTGACAAAATTTCTGTATTTGGAACAGATTATGAGACAGCTGACGGAACATGCGTCCGTGATTATATCCATGTGACTGACTTAGCGCATGCACATATTTTATCGTATGAAGGTATGGCGTCTGGAAAAATTGCCAATCAAACCTATAATCTTGGTAACGGAGCAGGGTATTCCGTAAAAGAAATTATTGAGACGTGCCAGCAAATATCCGGTAAACGAGCGATAATCGAATATGCACCTAGACGAGCTGGCGATCCAGCTGCATTAGTGGCTTCATCCAATAAAATCAGTAGCGAATTAGGATGGACTCCGGCCTATGATTTGGACGCAATCATTTCTAGTGCTTGGGCATGGCATTCAAAATAG
- a CDS encoding right-handed parallel beta-helix repeat-containing protein: protein MKAKTIGFLFIVLLGMAGFSYLFLIMEKMTQNEEEQNGPESYSASLDEVEDKTVELQKSIDDTPAGGTLEIPPGVYKLSKNPDLKATTGYGDSYFALKISKPITILMEEAIFKTDTDDEYGVFWVDKTSDVHLKGGFLMGERLPEDGSLTSHIGILFLYTSDSSIEDTYLKNYSQGVHLNHSNHNVVKNVTSEFNYGSGIINFDSDDNLIDSCVVRNSGDGHLSLYGGGKDNHVVNCLVTEDRPGFDDQQGITVEGETSSLIENNTVSGFYYGIDIKNDSKSNIIESNIAFNNEYNIAVRGGDGGENLELPSYNTQILNNMVIDPRDKSSYGIYVGAGSGHVVIGNTLNFDNLILPDKDMEIYESQNYFVGEDDH from the coding sequence ATGAAAGCGAAAACTATCGGGTTTCTTTTTATTGTTTTATTAGGCATGGCTGGGTTTAGTTACTTATTTTTAATCATGGAAAAGATGACACAGAATGAAGAAGAACAAAATGGACCAGAGAGCTATAGTGCGAGTTTAGATGAAGTAGAAGATAAAACAGTGGAACTTCAAAAATCTATAGATGATACTCCGGCTGGTGGTACGTTAGAAATCCCTCCTGGTGTCTATAAATTAAGTAAAAATCCAGACCTTAAGGCAACTACTGGTTATGGAGATAGTTATTTTGCCTTAAAAATATCAAAACCAATTACTATTTTAATGGAAGAAGCAATATTTAAGACAGATACGGACGATGAGTATGGTGTATTTTGGGTTGATAAAACAAGCGATGTTCATCTTAAAGGTGGATTTTTAATGGGAGAACGTTTGCCGGAAGATGGTTCATTAACATCGCATATAGGTATATTGTTTTTATACACAAGTGATAGTTCAATTGAAGATACTTATTTGAAAAATTACTCACAAGGTGTACACCTTAATCATTCGAATCATAATGTTGTAAAAAATGTTACTTCCGAGTTTAATTATGGATCAGGGATTATTAATTTTGATTCAGACGATAACCTCATTGATTCGTGCGTTGTACGAAATTCTGGCGATGGACATCTGTCCTTATACGGTGGCGGTAAAGATAATCATGTAGTCAATTGTCTTGTGACTGAAGATCGTCCTGGATTTGACGATCAGCAAGGCATCACCGTAGAAGGTGAAACAAGCAGTTTGATCGAAAATAACACAGTGAGTGGTTTTTATTATGGGATTGATATTAAAAACGATTCGAAATCGAATATCATCGAATCGAATATTGCTTTTAATAATGAATACAATATAGCAGTACGTGGTGGAGATGGTGGGGAAAACCTCGAATTGCCAAGCTATAATACGCAAATATTAAACAATATGGTTATCGATCCACGCGATAAATCTTCCTATGGTATTTATGTAGGTGCAGGAAGTGGCCATGTGGTAATCGGGAATACGTTAAACTTTGATAATTTAATTCTTCCTGACAAAGACATGGAGATTTATGAAAGTCAAAACTATTTTGTCGGAGAAGACGATCATTAA
- a CDS encoding VanZ family protein, which produces MKVYKYVSWIAVFSWMAVIFYLSHQPGSASSQLSSGIVAALLELIEGIAPQLNIDIESFHTFIRKNAHFFAYFLLGLLSLNAWRSSGYRGVKRLIFGFGLSVLFAVTDEVHQLFIEGRSGEVRDVLIDSAGVGLSVVIYTLIGNLLVFQKEKTIKRNFK; this is translated from the coding sequence ATGAAGGTATACAAATATGTTTCTTGGATAGCTGTATTTTCCTGGATGGCTGTCATTTTTTATCTTTCTCATCAACCAGGATCAGCTTCTAGTCAATTAAGTTCAGGTATTGTCGCAGCATTGCTCGAGTTAATTGAAGGGATAGCTCCTCAATTAAATATTGATATTGAAAGTTTTCATACTTTTATACGGAAAAACGCTCATTTTTTCGCTTATTTTTTATTAGGTTTGTTGAGCTTAAATGCATGGAGAAGTAGCGGGTATCGTGGAGTTAAACGATTAATATTCGGTTTTGGTTTGAGTGTATTGTTTGCTGTAACGGATGAAGTTCATCAATTGTTTATTGAGGGACGTAGCGGTGAAGTTCGAGATGTGTTGATTGATAGCGCAGGTGTTGGATTAAGTGTAGTAATTTACACTTTAATTGGTAATTTATTGGTTTTTCAGAAAGAAAAGACAATAAAAAGAAATTTTAAATAG